In Paenibacillus sp. FSL R7-0345, a single window of DNA contains:
- a CDS encoding GNAT family N-acetyltransferase yields MLQAPEIVIEEYEPLKHAKSIAEMWNRSYESWGGDNSYQTEQSVIDEHQNGTHLKLFLAVAGGEVIGYCSFSHYKDDTGALYIPLLNVRPDYHGRKVGKMLILRALEETIRLGWPRLDLYTWPGNTKAVPAYKKSGFFWEKRDDSTHLMNFIPSVLQTGAVKPLFEILDWYSDSIREISVKPDGRNEKGFDYFTYEWQKADLKLKMEYERTGRGLRLIETEDYLIQASIPVQHQLPFGSSYPIIYEALNKSGKPLTVQVKGISNPKISFELAETRVVETTGQVEGRFYVHPVEEEQDSYQTHPVIEAELLINGLPAVFKLGIEPKFPVKLKLALPDRTMIYKGETFELDLTAENEYDTETLFSFSLPDDSVLAFQQSDVQIKVPAKGRKTLAIPAVLKEYGIWNHQLNITAHTGSPESALTEQKVSLVFPGTLASFGGQTENGWMISSGRYSAHLDKSKNTLKLFEDRHRVLELQYPKFGLPYTNEFKKSAAEQVTHYTDGDAMVLEARYKLDSAREGLLLTTLVKLHGNGIIERYHQLHNTSGTDFTDPVHLKESFGFSLEGAVMPYLGQNLDLKQGVHAASADYWDVQNLTENWLYADDGTITKGIAWPADRALVRDHWLYAVEHPFEGITAGATVETGPLRIALGTWNSWRDFRSFALQQGHSRAESLDTSSQLKISLNGGNPFISGQTELRLQEQKMSFLEGEISVSSAAESIAPHSLVINAVQQLAEASLPLVPYGQAEADVLRLQLDMETYESAESYLVIPVSSAEVKHDTRRTEQGEVLTADNGVLRIQADSSFAPVLFSLQHQGQEWLDSSYPSPQPKSWWNPWTGGVAAGPDGISPLSLLEEPREAAFAELTDNKGNCWSGIKLSISVTRNRKLRGLTLHHYFLLLPGAPVLASVVRIVQNTDAPLHPLDLHNIAFYKTGSLLKGSRGTLKNAHGEQITYKAGRVQNETTSASGIIQYHSDERKQRLSLISSPDKAAPELMVNTHVVSSYTSEKLFLKDGETQFSTPQFTVLSDLNIPEEAFRDLLTVRFTTDTP; encoded by the coding sequence ATGCTGCAAGCCCCTGAAATTGTGATCGAAGAATACGAGCCTCTCAAACATGCCAAGTCAATCGCCGAAATGTGGAACCGGAGCTATGAAAGCTGGGGTGGGGACAACTCATACCAGACGGAACAAAGCGTTATCGATGAGCACCAGAATGGTACCCATCTTAAGCTGTTTCTGGCAGTAGCAGGCGGAGAGGTTATCGGATACTGCAGCTTTTCCCACTACAAGGACGACACTGGAGCATTGTATATCCCTCTGCTGAATGTCAGGCCGGATTATCATGGACGCAAAGTCGGCAAAATGCTCATACTCCGCGCGCTTGAGGAAACAATCCGTCTTGGCTGGCCGCGGCTGGACCTTTATACCTGGCCGGGTAATACCAAGGCGGTGCCGGCGTATAAGAAAAGCGGATTTTTCTGGGAGAAACGCGATGATTCCACGCACCTGATGAACTTTATCCCGTCTGTTCTGCAGACCGGAGCGGTGAAGCCGTTGTTTGAAATACTGGACTGGTACTCTGACAGTATCCGGGAAATATCCGTTAAGCCGGATGGCCGTAATGAAAAAGGGTTTGACTATTTTACATATGAATGGCAGAAGGCTGACCTAAAGCTGAAAATGGAATATGAGCGTACCGGACGCGGCTTACGGCTGATTGAAACGGAGGATTACCTGATTCAGGCTTCCATTCCGGTACAGCATCAGCTGCCTTTCGGCAGCAGTTATCCGATAATCTATGAAGCGTTGAATAAAAGCGGCAAGCCACTCACTGTGCAGGTCAAGGGAATCAGCAATCCGAAGATCAGCTTTGAGCTGGCGGAGACGAGAGTTGTTGAAACTACAGGGCAGGTTGAAGGGCGGTTCTACGTTCATCCGGTAGAGGAAGAGCAGGATTCTTACCAGACTCATCCGGTTATCGAGGCAGAGCTGCTCATAAATGGGCTGCCTGCGGTCTTTAAGCTCGGAATCGAGCCGAAGTTCCCGGTTAAACTCAAACTGGCGTTGCCGGACCGCACAATGATTTATAAAGGTGAGACGTTTGAGCTGGATTTGACTGCGGAGAATGAATACGATACGGAGACATTGTTTAGCTTCAGCTTGCCGGATGATTCCGTTTTGGCGTTTCAGCAGTCAGATGTACAGATTAAGGTCCCGGCAAAAGGCCGCAAAACATTGGCTATTCCCGCCGTTCTCAAAGAATACGGGATCTGGAATCACCAGCTGAATATTACTGCGCATACAGGAAGTCCGGAATCTGCATTGACTGAACAGAAAGTCAGCCTTGTTTTCCCTGGAACGCTTGCATCTTTCGGCGGGCAGACAGAGAATGGGTGGATGATCAGCAGCGGACGGTATTCGGCACACTTGGACAAGTCCAAAAATACGCTTAAGCTTTTTGAAGACAGGCATAGAGTACTCGAACTGCAGTATCCAAAGTTCGGACTGCCCTATACGAATGAATTCAAAAAGTCAGCTGCCGAGCAGGTTACCCATTACACGGATGGCGATGCGATGGTGCTTGAAGCCCGTTATAAGCTGGATTCCGCGCGGGAGGGACTGCTTTTAACGACACTGGTCAAGCTCCACGGGAACGGTATCATTGAACGCTATCATCAGCTCCATAACACTTCGGGTACGGATTTTACAGATCCAGTGCATCTTAAGGAAAGCTTCGGCTTCAGCCTTGAGGGCGCCGTAATGCCATATCTTGGACAAAATCTTGATCTGAAGCAGGGCGTGCACGCCGCCAGCGCCGACTACTGGGACGTCCAGAACCTGACGGAGAACTGGCTGTACGCCGATGACGGTACGATAACGAAGGGCATTGCCTGGCCGGCAGACCGCGCCTTAGTCAGGGACCACTGGCTATATGCGGTTGAGCATCCGTTTGAAGGTATTACCGCCGGCGCAACTGTAGAGACAGGGCCGTTGCGGATTGCCTTGGGCACCTGGAACAGCTGGCGGGATTTCCGCTCCTTCGCGCTGCAGCAGGGGCATTCACGCGCAGAGAGCCTGGATACATCCAGTCAGCTGAAGATTAGCCTAAATGGCGGGAATCCGTTTATTAGCGGGCAGACTGAGCTGCGGCTGCAAGAGCAAAAAATGAGCTTTTTGGAAGGGGAAATCTCCGTTTCCTCAGCAGCTGAGAGTATTGCGCCGCATAGCCTGGTGATTAATGCAGTCCAGCAGCTGGCTGAAGCCAGTCTGCCGCTTGTTCCATACGGACAGGCAGAAGCAGATGTGCTCCGGCTGCAGCTTGATATGGAAACCTATGAATCGGCTGAAAGCTATCTGGTGATTCCGGTATCAAGTGCTGAAGTAAAGCATGATACCCGCCGTACTGAGCAGGGTGAGGTGCTTACAGCAGACAACGGAGTGCTGCGGATTCAGGCTGACAGCAGCTTTGCACCGGTACTGTTTTCGTTGCAGCATCAGGGTCAGGAGTGGCTGGATTCGTCCTACCCGTCCCCGCAGCCCAAGTCCTGGTGGAATCCGTGGACCGGCGGAGTGGCGGCAGGCCCGGACGGTATTTCCCCGCTCAGTCTACTGGAGGAACCGCGGGAAGCGGCTTTTGCCGAACTGACAGATAATAAAGGAAACTGCTGGTCAGGGATAAAGCTCAGCATATCCGTTACCCGTAACCGTAAACTACGCGGGCTTACGCTGCATCACTATTTCCTGCTGCTTCCTGGTGCGCCGGTGCTTGCTTCTGTAGTCCGGATCGTGCAGAATACAGATGCACCGCTGCATCCGCTTGATCTGCATAACATTGCCTTTTACAAGACAGGCAGCTTGCTGAAGGGCAGCAGGGGAACACTAAAAAATGCGCACGGTGAGCAGATCACTTATAAAGCAGGGCGAGTCCAGAATGAGACAACCAGCGCAAGCGGTATTATTCAATATCATTCGGATGAGCGGAAGCAGCGGCTGAGCCTAATCAGCAGTCCGGACAAAGCAGCTCCTGAGCTGATGGTTAATACTCATGTAGTGTCTTCCTATACGTCAGAGAAGCTGTTCTTGAAGGATGGGGAGACGCAGTTCAGCACACCGCAGTTTACTGTGCTCTCTGATCTGAATATCCCGGAAGAAGCGTTCCGCGATCTGTTGACCGTCAGATTCACAACCGATACTCCATGA
- a CDS encoding TatD family hydrolase, which yields MKIIDAHVHYSNIEAFHETARTLANIDYSEKGLLEEFRQSGVIAGVGMGVTETVPGAFPDSAALNPMRLDLEDNLPDNLYTCVGINPLTLHLDGQLEALEQSLREEHVVGIKLYAGYYHFNVGDEIYDPVYRLASQYNLPVVIHGGLTYSDRGLLKYSHPLSMEETFLKHRDLTFMLCHLGDPWVMDTAALLEKNPNLYSDLSGWIVGDPAKVDRLMGEQTYTDHFRRAIVFAEKYDRLVFGTDWPLVPLTAYITFVKNLIPEVHWEDVFYNNALHVFPKLEQLISKIK from the coding sequence ATGAAAATCATCGATGCACATGTTCATTACTCCAATATTGAAGCTTTTCATGAAACGGCCCGGACACTGGCGAATATTGATTATTCGGAAAAGGGGCTGCTGGAAGAATTCCGGCAATCCGGTGTCATAGCGGGTGTGGGGATGGGGGTTACGGAGACGGTTCCGGGCGCTTTTCCCGATTCTGCGGCGCTTAATCCGATGAGGCTTGATCTGGAGGACAACCTTCCGGACAACCTGTATACCTGTGTCGGCATCAACCCGCTGACCCTGCATCTGGATGGGCAGCTCGAGGCACTGGAGCAGTCCCTGCGCGAAGAACACGTTGTCGGGATTAAGCTTTACGCAGGCTACTATCATTTCAATGTCGGCGATGAGATTTACGACCCTGTGTACAGGCTGGCATCCCAATATAATCTGCCGGTAGTCATTCATGGCGGACTTACCTATTCGGACAGGGGGCTGCTTAAATATTCCCATCCGCTATCAATGGAGGAGACCTTCCTTAAGCACCGGGATCTTACCTTTATGCTCTGCCATCTTGGAGATCCCTGGGTAATGGATACCGCAGCCCTGCTGGAGAAAAATCCGAACCTGTACAGCGACCTGTCCGGCTGGATCGTCGGCGATCCTGCCAAGGTGGACAGGCTGATGGGCGAGCAGACGTATACCGATCATTTCCGCCGGGCCATTGTTTTCGCCGAGAAATATGACCGGCTGGTATTCGGTACCGACTGGCCGCTTGTTCCGCTTACGGCCTACATCACATTTGTGAAGAACCTTATTCCTGAAGTACACTGGGAAGATGTCTTCTACAATAATGCGCTGCATGTATTTCCCAAGCTGGAGCAGCTGATCAGTAAAATAAAATAA